In Nymphaea colorata isolate Beijing-Zhang1983 chromosome 3, ASM883128v2, whole genome shotgun sequence, a genomic segment contains:
- the LOC116250841 gene encoding serine carboxypeptidase-like 20, which produces MKFKFLCTILFVILINSICINFSEAAPEHSLITHVPGFDGTLPSKHYGGYITLDEKTGKSLYYYFVTSESNPSKDPVVLWLNGGPGCSSFDGFVYEHGPFNFRLPKSDKSLPELQVNPYSWSKVSNVLYLDSPAGVGFSYSNSSSDYTTGDLQTASDTHQFLLKWFAEYPEFQENPFFIAGESYAGIYVPTLSHEVADGIQSGVKPVINFKGYLIGNGVTDPVFDGNALVPFAHGMGLIPDTLFEEAKNYCKGTYWDTGNGDADCSTALDKINEDINSLNIYDILEPCYHKPHAATGSHQNRLPPSFRRLGETEKPLAVRKRMFGRSWPLRAPVREGIVPTWPELNQMFLSVPCTDDQVATAWLNDETVRSAIHAAPIGISGQWDLCTDRITFTHNAGSMIPYHRNLTTKGYRALIYSGDHDMCVPFTGTEAWTRSLGYKIVDEWRAWIVGRDVAGYTQGYGNNLTFLTIKGAGHTVPEYKPKESLEFYSRWLSGQKP; this is translated from the exons ATGAAGTTCAAGTTCCTCTGTACCATATTGTTTGTTATCCTCATAAATTCTATTTGTATTAATTTTTCCGAGGCAGCACCTGAGCATTCTCTCATTACCCATGTTCCTGGTTTTGATGGAACTCTACCATCGAAGCATTACGGAGG GTACATAACGCTTGATGAGAAGACTGGAAAGAGCCTCTACTATTACTTTGTGACATCAGAGagcaacccatcaaaagatcCTGTTGTTCTGTGGCTGAATGGTGGCCCTGGCTGTTCCAGCTTCGACGGATTCGTATATGAACATG GTCCGTTCAATTTTCGACTGCCAAAGAGTGATAAGAGCTTACCAGAACTTCAGGTCAATCCCTACAGTTGGTCAAAG GTCTCTAATGTCCTCTACTTGGACTCACCAGCCGGGGTTGGCTTTTCCTATTCTAATAGCTCAAGTGATTACACTACTGGGGATCTTCAAACTGCTTCTGATACACACCAGTTTCTCTTGAAG TGGTTTGCAGAATATCCAGAGTTCCAGGAGAACCCCTTTTTTATTGCTGGCGAGTCTTACGCAGGGATTTATGTTCCTACACTTTCCCATGAAGTTGCTGATG GAATTCAATCTGGGGTGAAACCGGTTATAAACTTCAAG GGTTACTTGATTGGTAATGGAGTTACTGATCCAGTCTTTGATGGAAATGCTCTTGTACCATTTGCCCATGGGATGGGTTTGATACCAGATACTCTATTTGAG GAAGCTAAGAATTATTGCAAGGGGACCTACTGGGACACTGGCAATGGTGATGCAGATTGCTCAACTGCCCTGGACAAAATCAATGAG GACATAAATTCTCTGAACATATACGATATTCTTGAGCCATGCTACCACAAACCACATGCTGCAACAGGCAGCCACCAGAATAGACTGCCACCAAGCTTCCGCCGGTTGGGAGAGACAGAAAAGCCTTTGGCAGTCAGAAAGAGAATGTTTGGACGTTCTTGGCCCCTTCGAGCTCCTGTTAGAGAAGGGATTGTCCCAACCTGGCCAGAGTTGAATCAGATGTTTTTATCCGTCCCATGCACT GACGACCAAGTTGCAACTGCTTGGCTGAACGATGAAACAGTGAGAAGTGCAATTCATGCTGCACCG ATTGGTATAAGTGGACAATGGGACTTGTGCACAGATCGCATAACGTTCACCCATAATGCAGGAAGCATGATCCCTTATCATAGAAATCTGACAACTAAAGGATATCGTGCTCTTATTTACAG TGGAGATCACGACATGTGTGTACCATTCACTGGTACTGAAGCATGGACGAGATCACTTGGATATAAGATAGTGGATGAGTGGCGAGCATGGATAGTAGGCAGAGATGTTGCTGG GTATACTCAAGGTTATGGTAATAATCTCACATTTCTCACCATCAAG GGTGCAGGACACACAGTTCCGGAGTACAAGCCCAAGGAATCTTTGGAGTTCTATAGCCGCTGGCTGTCGGGACAAAAGCCCTGA
- the LOC116250169 gene encoding probable protein phosphatase 2C 33 translates to MLKSAASYGDKRNNLSIEGITLGTSQLVPTDPSSGNPSFASVVGLDCILNIIRALRMGSCLSTDGGGSYPPYTPRNKKVKKKNGMRGPSFDSKREEQLLKIPGRMFLNEASKVASLFTQQGRKGLNQDAMIVWENFGSRTDTVFCGVFDGHGPFGHLVAKRVRDSLPFKLSAHWQVNIGNDDSLCDGISRAGSVTSDETSSLCMDEEPRSSTDLSEMEKLPDIFMTLKESFLKAFKVMDKELKLHSDIDCFCSGTTAVTLVKQGQDLVIGNVGDSRAVLGTRNEDDSLTAVQLTVDLKPNLPREEERIRRCKGRVFALHDEPEVARVWLPYSDSPGLAMARAFGDFCLKDFGLISVPEVFYRRLTERDEFVVLATDGIWDVLSNKEVVDIVASAPARSSAARSLVESAVRAWRLKYPTSKVDDCAVVCLFLKSNSKVQEDTKPREPASEPVEVASKYARIEGGELPSSPVFERSSTVRASNEVTLESGVPGSPAHQIKGVKGSPSHRSQDKLARSMSRKDSKHGEGVSVETDEWLALEGVSRVNTLLTLPRFVPGEKKRPADHESRK, encoded by the exons ATGCTCAAATCAGCGGCTTCTTACGGTGATAAGAGAAACAACTTGAGCATTGAGGGAATAACTTTGGGGACATCACAACTGGTACCAACGGATCCGTCTTCAGGAAACCCGAGTTTCGCCAGTGTGGTTGGTCTGGATTGCATACTGAATATCATCAGGGCCCTCAGAATGGGGTCCTGCTTGTCGACAGATGGGGGTGGTTCTTATCCTCCATACACTCCTAGGAATAAGaaggtgaagaaaaagaatgggaTGCGAGGCCCATCTTTTGATTCTAAGAGGGAGGAGCAGCTGCTTAAGATACCAGGGCGGATGTTTCTGAATGAAGCAAGCAAAGTTGCTTCTTTGTTCACCCAGCAAGGGAGAAAGGGCTTGAATCAGGACGCTATGATCGTTTGGGAG AATTTTGGTTCCAGAACAGATACTGTTTTTTGTGGAGTTTTTGATGGCCATGGTCCTTTCGGTCATCTTGTTGCCAAGAGAGTGAGGGATTCTCTTCCATTTAAGCTCAGTGCACACTGGCAGGTTAACATTGGCAATGATGATAGTCTATGTGATGGCATTAGTAGAGCAGGTAGCGTGACATCAGATGAGACATCTTCTCTGTGCATGGATGAGGAACCAAGGTCATCTACTGATCTTAGTGAGATGGAGAAGCTTCCAGACATCTTTATGACACTCAAAGAGTCATTTCTTAAGGCCTTCAAGGTGATGGATAAGGAGCTTAAACTGCACTCAGACATTGATTGTTTCTGTAGTGGAACAACAGCAGTCACGTTGGTCAAGCAG GGCCAAGATCTTGTAATTGGCAATGTTGGTGATTCTAGGGCAGTATTGGGCACAAGGAATGAAGATGACAGTCTAACTGCTGTGCAGTTGACAGTGGACCTCAAGCCCAACCTTCCAA gagaagaagagaggatcCGGAGATGTAAAGGACGGGTCTTTGCTCTGCATGATGAGCCAGAAGTGGCTCGTGTGTGGCTTCCTTATAGCGATTCCCCTGGTTTGGCAATGGCAAGAGCATTTGGTGATTTTTGTCTAAAGGATTTTGGGTTGATCTCTGTTCCTGAAGTATTCTACCGTCGTCTCACTGAAAGAGACGAATTTGTTGTGTTAGCTACCGATGGG ATATGGGACGTTCTCTCCAATAAGGAGGTAGTGGACATTGTGGCTTCAGCTCCTGCCCGCTCTTCAGCTGCAAGATCTCTGGTTGAGTCTGCAGTCAGAGCATGGAGGCTCAAATACCCCACATCTAAAGTTGATGACTGTGCTGTTGTCTGTCTCTTCCTGAAGTCGAATTCCAAAGTTCAAGAGGACACAAAACCAAGAGAACCAGCTTCAGAGCCAGTAGAAGTGGCTTCAAAATATGCCAGGATTGAGGGAGGGGAACTGCCATCAAGTCCAGTCTTTGAACGATCTTCCACTGTTCGTGCCAGCAATGAGGTTACCCTAGAATCTGGAGTTCCAGGTTCTCCAGCACACCAGATTAAGGGAGTTAAAGGCTCGCCATCACACAGAAGCCAAGATAAGCTGGCAAGAAGCATGTCAAGGAAAGACAGCAAGCATGGTGAGGGGGTCTCAGTGGAGACAGATGAGTGGCTGGCATTGGAGGGTGTCAGCAGAGTGAATACCCTGCTGACACTTCCGAGATTTGTGCCTGGAGAAAAGAAGAGGCCAGCTGATCACGAATCTCGGAAGTGA
- the LOC116251638 gene encoding uncharacterized protein LOC116251638, whose translation MSTLSSSSAICFFAKSPSSSSFLPPSSSSSFSSHYLKNSGFPFSRCAPVRVINESRGTEVSQERASERTDADKLVDKMDFGELCNEFECISSPFVESTARQLARDILELREGNRALGTYSVSVKYKDPVRAFTGRKKYKRPLWVTGALDKPSVSVQEMMMLSTSVLNIKWTVRGRPKFVLASIGGDLIIRINSVFTLNQISGQVLEHEESWDVSASSIIGKAYFWTSRRLYALTESSKDIADGITELTSPLSKGKENLEIYPDPTGDPTKFFQRDDSFQRDAYQIALFLAVLYFVVQFLKITL comes from the exons ATGAGCACGCTCTCTTCGAGCTCTGCTATTTGCTTCTTCGCGAagtctccttcttcttcatcctttcttcctccttcctcttcttcttcgttttcgTCTCATTACTTGAAGAACTCCGGGTTTCCGTTCTCTCGTTGCGCCCCGGTTCGAG TTATAAATGAATCAAGAGGGACGGAGGTATCTCAGGAACGAGCGAGCGAAAGAACTGATGCAGACAAGCTCGTCGACAAGATGGACTTTGGCGAGCTGTGCAATGAATTCGAGTGCATCAGCAGTCCTTTTGTTGAATCTACCGCGAGGCAGCTAGCGCGCGACATTTTGGAGTTGAGGGAAGGCAATCGCGCTCTCGGAACCTATTCAGTGTCTGTCAAATATAAG GATCCAGTTAGGGCTTTTACTGGTCGCAAGAAGTACAAGCGACCACTGTGGGTGACCGGAGCATTGGACAAGCCCTCAGTG AGTGTTCAAGAGATGATGATGCTATCTACCAGCGTACTGAACATCAAATGGACTGTAAGAGGAAGACCAAAGTTTGTGCTTGCTAGCATTGGAGGAGACTTGATTATACGCATCAACTCGGTTTTTACTTTGAATCAAATAAGTGGTCAAGTGCTTGAGCATGAAGAATCTTGGGATGTTTCAGCGTCATCCATAATTGGGAAGGCATACTTCTGGACCTCTAGGCGATTGTATGCCCTAACTGAATCTAGTAAAGATATTGCTGATGGCATCACAGAGTTAACAAGTCCACTttcaaaaggaaaggagaacTTAGAGATTTATCCAGATCCTACTGGTGATCCAACAAAG TTCTTCCAAAGGGATGACAGCTTCCAAAGGGACGCTTACCAGATTGCCCTCTTCCTGGCCGTGCTTTACTTTGTTGTACAGTTTCTTAAGATCACTctgtga